A window from Microbacterium ginsengiterrae encodes these proteins:
- a CDS encoding M23 family metallopeptidase, whose translation MNSELSPMDAALAAGDDCNCAPSAAEQRTFWQKGALTRRNALGLGTLGVAALSAFGIGTGVNAAYAASYPSWDDVERAKKNQAAKAAEISRIEGLIQSLTQRVAETQAAAEAAGNEYYEAQQAYFAAIATAEDLQSQADAQSKLAEDSARKAGQVAAQLYRNGGDDTALELFFAGSAANADELLSRLGTMDKLLGFNQSVYDKAVAARNSAQALSDQAVVARTERDRLQQVAEQKMIAAQEAAEAAQAALDEQTANLSTLEAQLAALKDKTAKTVADYQEGVRVREAERKAREEAKRRAAEEAARRAAEAAKNNSGGGGGGGGGGGGGGGGAAAGSGGWVRPHGGWRSSGYGPRESQCNANGCASSWHYGVDLAAGCGTPIFAAQSGTVDYAGWYGGYGNYVRIQHGGGIGTGYGHISSFAVRSGQWVNAGQVIAYEGNTGGSFGCHLHFEVYIWGAYTNPINFMAARGISV comes from the coding sequence GTGAACTCCGAACTGTCCCCGATGGATGCTGCGCTGGCAGCCGGCGATGACTGCAACTGCGCGCCCAGTGCCGCCGAGCAGCGAACCTTCTGGCAGAAGGGCGCGCTCACCCGCCGCAACGCACTCGGCCTCGGCACCCTGGGCGTCGCCGCTCTCAGCGCATTCGGCATCGGCACCGGCGTCAACGCCGCATACGCCGCCTCGTACCCCAGCTGGGACGACGTCGAACGCGCGAAGAAGAACCAGGCGGCCAAGGCCGCCGAGATCTCTCGCATCGAGGGGCTCATCCAGTCGCTCACCCAGCGCGTTGCCGAGACACAGGCCGCGGCGGAGGCCGCAGGCAACGAATACTACGAAGCGCAGCAGGCGTATTTCGCCGCCATCGCCACGGCGGAGGACCTCCAGTCGCAGGCCGACGCCCAGTCGAAGCTCGCCGAGGACTCCGCACGCAAGGCCGGCCAGGTCGCCGCGCAGCTGTACCGTAACGGAGGCGACGACACCGCCCTCGAGCTCTTCTTCGCCGGTTCCGCCGCGAACGCCGACGAGCTGCTCTCGCGCCTGGGCACGATGGACAAGCTGCTCGGGTTCAACCAGTCCGTCTACGACAAGGCCGTCGCCGCCCGGAACTCCGCGCAGGCGCTGAGCGACCAGGCCGTCGTCGCCCGCACGGAGCGCGACCGCTTGCAGCAGGTCGCCGAGCAGAAGATGATCGCCGCGCAGGAGGCGGCGGAGGCCGCTCAGGCGGCGCTGGACGAGCAGACCGCGAATCTCAGCACGCTCGAGGCCCAGCTCGCCGCTCTCAAGGACAAGACCGCCAAGACGGTCGCCGACTACCAGGAGGGTGTCCGCGTCCGCGAGGCCGAGCGCAAGGCCCGCGAAGAAGCCAAGCGCCGCGCCGCAGAAGAGGCTGCACGTCGCGCCGCTGAAGCCGCCAAGAACAACAGCGGCGGCGGCGGCGGTGGCGGCGGTGGCGGCGGCGGAGGCGGCGGTGGCGCTGCAGCCGGCTCTGGCGGTTGGGTCCGCCCGCACGGCGGATGGCGCAGCTCCGGTTACGGGCCGCGCGAGTCCCAGTGCAACGCCAACGGCTGCGCCTCCAGTTGGCACTACGGCGTCGACCTCGCCGCCGGGTGCGGCACTCCGATCTTCGCCGCCCAGTCCGGCACAGTCGACTACGCCGGATGGTACGGCGGCTACGGCAACTACGTCCGCATTCAGCATGGCGGCGGCATCGGCACCGGGTACGGCCACATCAGCTCGTTCGCCGTCCGCTCCGGGCAGTGGGTCAACGCCGGGCAGGTCATCGCCTACGAGGGGAACACGGGTGGTTCCTTCGGATGCCACCTCCACTTCGAGGTCTACATCTGGGGCGCCTATACGAACCCGATCAACTTCATGGCAGCGCGCGGCATCTCGGTCTGA
- the ppa gene encoding inorganic diphosphatase, whose product MGAHDAVIEIPRGSRVKYEVDHETGRVHLDRVLYTTFGYPADYGYFDNTLGEDGDPLDVLVLLDHAIYPGVVVEVRPVAVLKMSDEAGGDDKLVAVLSKDPRWAHIQDVGDLAEYTKKEIAHFFEHYKDLEPNKWVKVDEWGDAAEAQRILDEAIARFGEQGH is encoded by the coding sequence ATGGGCGCACACGACGCCGTCATCGAGATCCCCCGCGGCAGCCGCGTCAAGTATGAAGTCGACCACGAGACCGGTCGAGTCCACCTCGACCGGGTCCTGTACACGACCTTCGGCTACCCGGCCGACTACGGCTACTTCGACAACACGCTCGGCGAGGACGGTGACCCGCTCGACGTGCTCGTGCTGCTCGACCACGCCATCTACCCCGGCGTCGTCGTCGAGGTCCGCCCGGTCGCCGTGCTGAAGATGAGCGACGAGGCCGGCGGCGACGACAAGCTCGTCGCCGTGCTGTCGAAGGACCCCCGCTGGGCGCACATCCAGGATGTCGGCGACCTGGCCGAGTACACGAAGAAGGAGATCGCGCACTTCTTCGAGCACTACAAGGACCTCGAGCCCAACAAGTGGGTCAAGGTCGACGAGTGGGGCGACGCCGCGGAGGCGCAGCGCATCCTCGACGAGGCGATCGCCCGTTTCGGCGAGCAGGGCCACTGA
- a CDS encoding TMEM175 family protein: MSAPTEFAPERMKAFVDAVVAIAMTLLILPLLEAVSEASDEGTSTAEFLAQHSGQLLSFLLSFVMIAMFWMEHHALYQHVERITTPLLWINVAWMLTIVWLPVPTSMLGQMSGDPLQAFLYIGTLTMTQVSTLAGKLYFLRHPDCIDLDADALRRGASGDIAAIILFAIALPIAAWVHVIGYFALVLIAFVGPLERLLLRARG; encoded by the coding sequence GTGAGCGCGCCGACGGAATTCGCCCCCGAGAGGATGAAGGCGTTCGTCGATGCGGTCGTGGCGATCGCGATGACGCTGCTGATCCTCCCGCTGCTCGAGGCGGTCTCCGAGGCCTCGGACGAGGGGACGAGCACCGCCGAGTTCCTGGCGCAGCACTCCGGACAGCTCCTCAGCTTCCTGCTGAGCTTCGTCATGATCGCCATGTTCTGGATGGAGCATCATGCGCTCTACCAACACGTCGAACGCATCACGACGCCGCTGCTGTGGATCAACGTCGCGTGGATGCTGACGATCGTGTGGCTGCCGGTGCCGACGTCCATGCTCGGCCAGATGTCGGGGGACCCGCTGCAGGCGTTCCTCTACATCGGAACCCTGACCATGACGCAGGTGTCGACGCTCGCCGGCAAGCTCTACTTCCTCCGGCATCCCGACTGCATCGATCTGGATGCCGATGCGCTGCGTCGAGGGGCGAGCGGAGACATCGCGGCCATCATCCTGTTCGCCATCGCGTTGCCGATCGCCGCATGGGTGCATGTGATCGGGTATTTCGCGCTCGTGCTGATCGCGTTCGTCGGGCCCCTGGAGAGATTGCTCCTGCGAGCGCGCGGGTAA
- the tilS gene encoding tRNA lysidine(34) synthetase TilS produces the protein MPTLSPAIAEIRRAVRPALADLPDGAAVIVALSGGADSLALAAATAFEARSRGIRLISATIDHALQEGSADAAADAAAKAEALGIRSRVRRVEVRADADGPEAAAREARYAALRAIAAEEAAAAVLLGHTLDDQAETVLLGLARGSGTASLQGMAARREDEDGTVWLRPLLGVRRATTEAFCAASELSPWNDPHNTQHRYARVRVRENVLPVLEAELGPGVAEALARTAEQLREDAEAFDEMIHETIEDIVEHAEAGISVSVAALAANPAALRHRIIRLVAHSEFGASLSRSQTLEVARLVTDWTGQGPIDLPGCSAARRGARIVFTAH, from the coding sequence ATGCCCACACTCTCGCCCGCGATCGCCGAGATCCGACGTGCTGTCCGCCCGGCGCTGGCCGACCTCCCGGACGGCGCCGCCGTCATCGTCGCCCTCTCCGGCGGTGCGGACTCGCTCGCGCTGGCCGCGGCGACCGCCTTCGAGGCGCGGAGCCGTGGGATCCGCCTGATCAGCGCGACGATCGACCACGCTCTGCAGGAGGGCTCAGCGGATGCCGCCGCCGATGCCGCGGCGAAGGCCGAGGCCCTCGGCATCCGCTCGCGCGTCCGGCGTGTGGAGGTGCGCGCCGATGCGGACGGGCCGGAGGCGGCGGCGCGTGAGGCCCGATACGCGGCGCTGCGGGCCATCGCGGCCGAGGAAGCCGCGGCCGCGGTGCTGCTCGGTCACACACTCGACGATCAGGCCGAGACGGTTCTTCTCGGACTCGCCAGGGGGTCGGGGACCGCGAGCCTGCAGGGAATGGCGGCCCGCCGTGAGGACGAGGACGGCACGGTCTGGCTGCGCCCGCTGCTGGGCGTCCGCCGCGCGACGACCGAGGCCTTCTGCGCGGCATCCGAACTCTCGCCGTGGAACGACCCGCACAACACCCAGCACCGATACGCCAGGGTCCGTGTGCGCGAGAACGTGCTGCCGGTGCTCGAAGCCGAACTCGGCCCCGGCGTCGCCGAGGCGCTCGCCCGCACCGCCGAGCAGCTGCGGGAGGACGCCGAGGCCTTCGACGAAATGATCCACGAGACCATCGAGGACATCGTCGAGCACGCCGAAGCGGGGATCTCCGTGAGCGTGGCCGCGCTCGCCGCGAACCCCGCGGCGCTGCGTCACCGGATCATCCGGCTCGTCGCGCACAGCGAGTTCGGTGCGAGCCTCAGCCGTTCGCAGACCCTCGAGGTCGCTCGCCTCGTCACCGACTGGACGGGGCAGGGACCGATCGACCTTCCGGGTTGCTCGGCCGCCCGCCGCGGCGCGCGGATCGTGTTCACCGCGCACTGA
- a CDS encoding DUF937 domain-containing protein has translation MALDDILAQVPIDDIAAKLGVSPAEAKTAVQQGGAVLLGGLAKNAQSEEGSAAIQKALQRHQGPKSVSSVDEVDEKDGGKIVGHVLGDDAGTVAAKLNASEKTPGIDFGKLLPILAPIIMNLIANKSSSGSSGGTSTGNAQSGGGIGDIIGGLLGGGNSNGGGIGDVLGGILGGGSSSSGGGIGDLLGGLFGGKK, from the coding sequence ATGGCCCTTGACGACATCCTCGCGCAGGTTCCGATCGACGACATCGCCGCCAAGTTGGGCGTCTCCCCCGCCGAGGCGAAGACGGCCGTCCAGCAGGGCGGGGCGGTCCTGCTCGGCGGACTCGCGAAGAACGCGCAGAGCGAAGAGGGGTCCGCCGCGATCCAGAAGGCGCTTCAGCGCCACCAGGGCCCCAAGTCCGTCTCCAGCGTCGACGAGGTCGACGAGAAGGACGGCGGCAAGATCGTCGGCCACGTGCTCGGCGATGACGCAGGCACCGTGGCGGCGAAGCTCAATGCGTCGGAGAAGACGCCGGGCATCGACTTCGGCAAGCTGCTCCCGATCCTCGCCCCGATCATCATGAACCTCATCGCGAACAAGAGCTCCTCGGGCTCCTCCGGCGGAACCTCGACCGGGAACGCGCAGTCCGGCGGCGGCATCGGCGACATCATCGGCGGACTGCTCGGCGGCGGCAACTCGAACGGCGGCGGCATCGGCGACGTGCTCGGCGGCATCCTCGGCGGCGGGTCGTCCTCGTCGGGCGGCGGCATCGGTGACCTGCTGGGCGGCCTGTTCGGCGGCAAGAAGTAG